One genomic segment of Peribacillus sp. FSL H8-0477 includes these proteins:
- a CDS encoding SDR family oxidoreductase, with amino-acid sequence MKHIYFFTGFPGFISHQLIKELLRRDASVDKIYLLVLPHQVKKAEDDIKSIQQTMAGSAVQFEVVQGDITKTNLNISPQQNVKLRSEITHVFHLAAIYDLAVDEKTAQLVNVKGTENVNNWVKDLAQLDRYIYFSTAYVAGTREGVLYENELVKPSSFKNHYERTKYDAEVLVERLKSDGVPVTIIRPGIVKGHSKTGETVKFDGPYFILNFLDRMRFLPFNPYIGSKTDSVVNLVPIDYIIQATAYLALYKEGTGKTYHLTDPEPSTATEIYELFVKELFNRNPLGMIPMGVSNLFLSIKSVRTYLGIEKEAMEYFTWKGRFDCSIAQADLTGSGIVCPRFRDGVPAMVEFYLKHKQEKNYQISIK; translated from the coding sequence ATGAAGCATATTTATTTTTTTACTGGGTTTCCGGGCTTTATCAGCCACCAATTAATTAAAGAACTTCTAAGAAGAGATGCTAGCGTAGATAAAATTTATTTGCTTGTTCTCCCGCATCAGGTAAAGAAAGCTGAAGACGATATAAAGAGTATTCAACAAACTATGGCTGGGAGTGCTGTTCAGTTTGAAGTCGTACAAGGGGATATCACTAAGACGAACCTAAACATATCACCACAGCAAAATGTGAAATTGCGTAGTGAAATAACTCATGTCTTCCACCTGGCAGCGATTTACGATTTAGCTGTCGATGAAAAGACTGCACAGTTGGTCAATGTGAAGGGAACAGAAAATGTGAATAATTGGGTGAAAGACCTTGCCCAACTGGATCGTTATATCTATTTCAGTACTGCTTATGTGGCTGGAACAAGAGAAGGGGTACTCTATGAGAATGAGCTAGTAAAACCTTCTTCTTTTAAAAACCACTATGAACGCACTAAATACGATGCTGAAGTGCTTGTCGAGCGCCTGAAGAGTGATGGGGTTCCTGTGACGATTATTAGGCCGGGAATCGTTAAAGGGCACTCCAAGACTGGAGAAACGGTGAAATTCGATGGTCCTTATTTTATCCTGAATTTTTTAGACCGCATGAGATTTTTGCCTTTCAATCCCTATATTGGTTCAAAAACCGATAGTGTCGTAAATCTTGTTCCGATTGATTATATTATACAGGCGACAGCCTATCTGGCATTATATAAAGAAGGAACTGGGAAAACCTATCATCTTACCGATCCTGAGCCGTCAACGGCGACTGAAATCTATGAATTGTTTGTAAAAGAATTGTTTAACCGGAATCCTCTCGGGATGATTCCAATGGGAGTCAGTAATCTATTCCTTTCTATTAAATCTGTGCGAACCTATTTAGGTATTGAGAAAGAGGCCATGGAGTATTTTACCTGGAAAGGACGTTTTGATTGTTCGATTGCTCAAGCCGATTTAACAGGGTCTGGGATTGTTTGCCCAAGGTTTCGAGATGGAGTTCCAGCCATGGTTGAATTTTATCTAAAGCATAAACAAGAAAAGAACTATCAAATAAGTATTAAGTAA
- a CDS encoding MFS transporter — MLKNKNVWILISGEFIAGLGMWLGVIGNLEFLQALVPSDLYKSLILLAGMFAGLLVGPMAGRIIDVTSKKKILLYAGAARILSTGFMFLALLQENIWWMVAYMVGIGLAAAFYFPALQACIPMIAKDGDLLTLNGIHMNAGTIARILGTVLAGILLVYISLYSLYSLAILSYIIIFFCTLSLNFEEKITPQSKGASKGSFKELMPLLKTLPQVVMGLFLFLIPTLFLGSFNLMVLKISELQNDPQIKSWLYTAEGIAFMLGAFLVKRFFDGKDPVKIMMTFSIVIAFTHLSLYFADLRIPAIISFAVFGFSAGAFFPVAATMFQTTVPREFHGRFFSFRGMLDRISFQVVLVCSGFFLDTIGFKNMVLCFGIVSIILVAYFAAKQYKGTSQKSKLSL, encoded by the coding sequence ATGTTAAAAAATAAAAATGTTTGGATATTAATTAGTGGTGAATTTATTGCTGGTTTAGGAATGTGGCTTGGCGTCATTGGAAATCTTGAATTTTTGCAAGCATTAGTACCGTCAGACTTATATAAATCTTTAATTCTATTGGCAGGCATGTTTGCAGGTTTATTGGTTGGGCCGATGGCTGGACGGATTATTGATGTAACATCGAAGAAAAAGATTTTACTTTATGCAGGAGCAGCACGTATCTTATCTACAGGGTTTATGTTTTTAGCCCTGCTGCAGGAGAACATCTGGTGGATGGTAGCCTATATGGTTGGGATTGGCTTAGCAGCTGCTTTTTATTTTCCAGCTTTGCAAGCATGCATCCCTATGATTGCAAAAGATGGAGATCTTTTGACATTGAATGGAATTCACATGAATGCAGGAACAATAGCAAGAATACTTGGAACGGTATTAGCGGGTATCCTTTTGGTTTATATTTCTCTGTATAGTCTGTATAGTTTAGCAATTTTATCTTATATAATTATTTTTTTCTGTACACTTTCACTTAATTTTGAAGAAAAAATAACTCCCCAAAGTAAGGGTGCTAGTAAAGGGAGCTTTAAGGAATTAATGCCTTTGTTGAAGACACTACCTCAAGTTGTAATGGGACTCTTTTTATTCTTAATTCCTACTCTCTTTCTGGGTAGCTTTAACTTAATGGTGCTTAAAATAAGTGAATTACAAAATGATCCGCAAATTAAAAGCTGGCTGTATACTGCAGAAGGGATCGCATTTATGCTAGGCGCTTTTCTTGTTAAACGTTTTTTTGATGGTAAAGACCCTGTGAAAATTATGATGACTTTCTCAATTGTGATAGCATTTACGCACCTTTCTTTATATTTTGCAGATTTACGAATTCCTGCCATTATTTCTTTTGCAGTCTTTGGCTTTTCAGCAGGTGCTTTTTTTCCGGTCGCAGCAACGATGTTTCAAACCACTGTACCGAGAGAATTCCACGGACGATTTTTCTCTTTTCGCGGCATGTTAGACAGAATATCTTTTCAGGTCGTTCTGGTCTGTTCAGGGTTCTTTTTAGATACAATTGGCTTTAAGAACATGGTTTTATGTTTTGGCATTGTTTCCATTATTCTCGTAGCCTACTTTGCTGCGAAGCAATACAAAGGAACTAGTCAAAAATCAAAACTATCACTCTAA
- a CDS encoding aldehyde dehydrogenase family protein — protein sequence MEEVSNSRWKVYSPATGKEIAEIDETPLAEINFLYDRAHDAFTDWSSLTVSERMVYFKKLRLIMVEQMDKIAEVIAMDTGKPKTEAIVADIMPTLDAIRHIEKHAVKSLSRKKASTPLLLIGKKSYVEYMARGTVLVISPWNYPFQLAMVPILNAAAAGNTVIAKPSEVTPLVGKCMEGLFKEAGFPDGVIGFAHGGKELGAALTDQNPDYIFFTGSVRTGKIIGEAAAKKLIPVTLELGGKDPMIIFKDANLERAVNAALWGAFTNSGQVCMSVERVYVERAMYEPFLTLLKEKVNELTQGTELSDDIGSMTYPEQLTIVADHLEDALKRGAVLEAGIPPDKWERGDTYFLPPVVLSHVNHSMKIMNEETFGPVLPIVAFDTEEEAISLANDSQFGLNSSVWTMDQVKAARVASKLVSGAVIINDVLISVANHYLPFGGAKQSGIGRYHGENGLRIFCHEKSIMTDSGKKNTEIQWYPYKGKYPKFLSMFQNYFSAKTNWGVFAKEYLNLVKMAKKKK from the coding sequence ATGGAGGAAGTTAGTAATTCACGTTGGAAAGTCTATTCACCAGCCACAGGGAAAGAAATTGCAGAAATTGATGAAACCCCTCTGGCGGAAATAAATTTTTTATATGACCGAGCTCATGATGCATTTACAGACTGGTCTAGTCTTACCGTGTCAGAAAGAATGGTATATTTTAAAAAGCTTAGATTAATTATGGTTGAACAAATGGATAAAATTGCTGAGGTTATTGCAATGGATACAGGCAAGCCAAAGACAGAAGCAATTGTTGCTGATATTATGCCAACACTTGATGCAATTCGTCACATAGAAAAGCATGCTGTCAAGTCACTGTCAAGGAAGAAAGCATCGACCCCCCTGCTGTTAATTGGTAAGAAGTCATATGTAGAATATATGGCTAGAGGGACAGTTTTGGTTATTTCACCCTGGAATTACCCATTCCAATTAGCGATGGTTCCCATACTAAATGCAGCAGCTGCGGGAAACACGGTGATTGCAAAACCATCAGAAGTTACCCCGCTTGTTGGAAAGTGCATGGAAGGGCTGTTTAAGGAAGCGGGTTTCCCTGATGGAGTGATTGGTTTTGCCCATGGTGGCAAAGAACTAGGAGCTGCGTTGACGGATCAGAATCCAGATTATATTTTCTTCACAGGCTCAGTTCGTACGGGAAAAATAATCGGTGAAGCTGCGGCAAAAAAATTAATACCTGTCACCCTGGAACTAGGCGGGAAGGATCCAATGATTATCTTTAAGGATGCGAACCTAGAACGAGCGGTCAATGCAGCGCTGTGGGGGGCATTCACGAACAGCGGTCAGGTTTGTATGAGTGTAGAACGTGTGTATGTTGAAAGAGCCATGTATGAGCCCTTTTTAACGCTTTTGAAGGAAAAGGTAAACGAGCTGACTCAGGGAACAGAGCTTTCAGATGATATTGGTTCAATGACCTACCCTGAACAGCTTACAATCGTGGCTGATCATCTTGAAGATGCACTGAAGAGGGGGGCTGTTTTAGAAGCAGGCATACCGCCAGATAAGTGGGAGCGTGGTGACACATACTTTTTACCGCCTGTCGTTCTTTCTCATGTTAATCATTCAATGAAAATAATGAATGAGGAGACCTTTGGACCGGTTTTGCCAATTGTCGCCTTTGATACAGAAGAAGAAGCGATTAGCCTGGCTAATGATAGTCAATTCGGGTTAAATTCAAGTGTTTGGACGATGGACCAAGTAAAAGCAGCAAGAGTTGCCTCAAAGCTCGTATCTGGTGCTGTCATTATCAATGATGTCTTAATTTCCGTAGCCAATCACTATCTCCCGTTTGGAGGAGCCAAACAAAGTGGCATTGGCCGCTATCATGGGGAAAATGGATTGCGGATTTTCTGTCATGAAAAATCAATCATGACTGATTCAGGTAAGAAGAACACAGAAATTCAGTGGTATCCATACAAAGGGAAATATCCGAAGTTTTTGTCTATGTTCCAGAACTACTTTTCTGCAAAAACTAATTGGGGTGTTTTTGCAAAAGAATATCTCAATTTAGTAAAAATGGCTAAGAAAAAGAAATAA
- a CDS encoding FtsW/RodA/SpoVE family cell cycle protein: MKRVLKAYDYPIFIAVVLLTLFGLVMVYSSSMIIAVAGKYKTLGSDFFFVKQRTALIISFVAMLAAMIIPYKAYKNVKFLMFMMIGISAALAFVTMFGYTSNNATSWVQIGATSVQPAEFAKLALIIYLSAIYGKRQDRINNIDKAVMPPIFFLIFICSLIILQPDYGSAMIIFLISGSIILSSGMTIKSIGKLAVISAGFALIPAFIMLITGKLTSILSPERLSRFTGFMDPFGTAADDGYQLVNSLFAIGSGGISGVGLGDSVQKYGYLPEAHTDFIIAIIAEELGLLGVLFVLLTLGFIVLRGFSLSSRCKDPFGSLLLIGISSMIGIQVFINVGGATGLIPITGITLPFISYGGSSLLMMMISIGIFQNVIMRMNLNAQKEKETTLTNHESM, encoded by the coding sequence TTGAAACGAGTATTAAAAGCATATGATTATCCTATCTTCATCGCAGTGGTGCTGCTCACTCTATTTGGACTTGTTATGGTTTACAGTTCAAGCATGATTATAGCAGTAGCAGGCAAATATAAAACCTTAGGATCGGATTTCTTTTTTGTCAAACAAAGAACCGCACTCATTATTTCCTTCGTCGCTATGTTGGCTGCCATGATAATCCCTTACAAAGCGTATAAAAATGTAAAATTTTTGATGTTTATGATGATTGGTATATCGGCAGCGTTAGCCTTCGTTACCATGTTTGGCTACACATCTAATAATGCAACCAGCTGGGTTCAAATTGGAGCTACTTCGGTTCAACCGGCAGAGTTTGCCAAATTGGCTTTGATTATCTATCTATCCGCCATTTATGGGAAACGTCAGGACCGGATTAATAATATTGATAAAGCGGTTATGCCGCCAATCTTTTTTCTCATCTTCATTTGTAGTTTAATTATCCTGCAGCCTGATTACGGTAGTGCGATGATCATCTTTCTTATTTCTGGATCCATTATTCTTTCATCTGGAATGACAATCAAGAGTATAGGTAAATTAGCTGTGATTTCAGCAGGCTTCGCTCTTATTCCTGCTTTTATCATGTTGATTACAGGTAAATTAACATCCATCCTATCTCCGGAAAGATTATCCCGTTTCACTGGTTTTATGGATCCATTTGGAACTGCTGCAGATGATGGATACCAACTAGTCAACTCTTTATTTGCAATCGGCTCTGGCGGTATAAGCGGTGTAGGTCTTGGCGATAGTGTTCAAAAATACGGATACCTGCCTGAAGCACACACTGACTTCATTATTGCCATTATTGCAGAAGAACTTGGTCTTCTAGGCGTACTGTTTGTCTTATTAACCCTAGGATTTATTGTGTTACGAGGATTCAGTCTTTCTTCAAGATGCAAAGATCCCTTTGGCAGTCTTTTATTAATCGGCATTTCTTCCATGATCGGCATTCAAGTGTTTATCAATGTTGGAGGAGCTACCGGCCTGATCCCAATCACAGGTATTACCCTTCCCTTTATTAGTTATGGAGGGTCCTCTCTCTTAATGATGATGATCTCAATTGGAATCTTCCAAAATGTCATTATGCGTATGAACTTAAACGCACAAAAAGAAAAGGAAACGACACTTACTAATCATGAATCTATGTAA
- a CDS encoding TerC family protein, protein MDASLLLEYGWVLLVLIGLEGILAADNAVVMAVMVKHLPLEQQKKALFYGLLGALVFRFLSLFFISFLVDVWQIQALGAAYLLFIAIHHIFKKFKGKSNEGKAKEKKKSGFWMTVLKVELADIAFAVDSMLAAVALAITLPATGWFKIGGIDGGQFTVMLLGGMVGLVIMRFAASSFVKLLRQRPSLETAAFFIVGWVGVKLAVLTLAHPSVGILDHHFPESGPWKLTFWIVLIGISVGGFFLSGKNTEKEVQEI, encoded by the coding sequence ATGGATGCATCATTGCTATTGGAGTATGGTTGGGTATTACTAGTTTTAATTGGGTTAGAAGGTATTTTGGCAGCAGATAATGCGGTTGTCATGGCCGTCATGGTTAAACATTTGCCATTAGAACAGCAGAAAAAAGCGTTATTTTATGGTTTGTTAGGCGCTTTAGTCTTTCGTTTCCTCAGTCTTTTCTTCATTTCGTTCTTGGTTGATGTATGGCAGATACAAGCGCTGGGAGCTGCTTATCTCTTATTTATTGCAATCCATCATATTTTTAAGAAGTTTAAGGGCAAAAGTAATGAAGGTAAAGCTAAAGAAAAGAAAAAATCTGGTTTTTGGATGACTGTTCTTAAGGTGGAGTTAGCGGATATTGCATTTGCAGTGGATTCAATGCTTGCTGCAGTAGCCCTAGCAATTACACTTCCGGCAACAGGCTGGTTTAAGATCGGCGGCATCGATGGAGGACAATTTACCGTTATGCTTTTAGGCGGTATGGTTGGATTAGTCATTATGCGTTTTGCCGCATCGTCATTTGTTAAACTACTGCGCCAACGTCCTTCACTAGAAACAGCAGCTTTCTTTATTGTAGGATGGGTTGGGGTTAAGCTTGCGGTACTCACACTTGCTCATCCATCAGTTGGAATTCTAGACCACCATTTCCCTGAATCGGGACCATGGAAGTTGACATTCTGGATCGTGCTGATCGGCATTAGCGTAGGCGGTTTCTTCCTTTCAGGTAAAAATACAGAAAAAGAAGTTCAAGAAATTTAA
- the sigI gene encoding RNA polymerase sigma factor SigI has translation MNQMLSVLFAAYKKRRSLEEKVLKIQKGDNILRNELIQSFQPFVAKTVSSVCKRYINDSDDEFSIGLIAFNEAINKYCPKKGSSLLAFAEVMIKRRVIDYIRTQSKGPDVFLEGAASEEERGIPEFGDEKSIEEYEQQLESEKRREEIKAYTYRLQEFGITFSELAKASPKHTDARMTAIHIAKLLVQNENLNNLLLTKKRLPVKQLEELVTVSRKTIERNRKYIIAVAIILNGEYLFLNDYVKEGMAE, from the coding sequence GTGAACCAGATGCTGAGTGTCTTATTTGCAGCATATAAAAAAAGACGTTCTTTAGAAGAAAAAGTACTAAAAATTCAGAAGGGTGACAATATCCTTCGAAATGAATTAATCCAATCTTTTCAGCCTTTTGTTGCGAAGACAGTGTCTTCGGTTTGCAAACGTTATATAAATGATTCAGATGATGAGTTCAGTATTGGCTTAATTGCCTTTAATGAAGCGATAAATAAATATTGTCCTAAAAAGGGCAGTTCACTGTTGGCTTTTGCGGAAGTTATGATTAAGCGCCGAGTGATTGATTATATACGGACCCAATCAAAAGGACCTGATGTATTTTTAGAAGGAGCCGCTTCAGAGGAGGAAAGGGGAATTCCTGAATTCGGAGATGAAAAATCCATCGAGGAATATGAACAGCAGTTAGAATCAGAGAAAAGACGTGAAGAAATCAAGGCATATACATATCGCCTTCAAGAGTTTGGAATTACTTTTTCAGAACTAGCCAAAGCCTCTCCAAAGCATACTGATGCACGAATGACGGCCATCCATATCGCGAAGCTTTTGGTCCAAAATGAGAATTTGAATAATTTACTACTAACAAAAAAGCGGCTGCCGGTCAAACAATTGGAAGAGTTGGTTACTGTCAGCAGGAAAACAATCGAACGAAATAGAAAATATATTATCGCTGTTGCAATTATATTAAACGGAGAGTATTTATTTCTAAATGACTACGTAAAAGAGGGGATGGCGGAATGA